A segment of the Luteolibacter sp. Y139 genome:
CGTGCCGAAGGAGCAGATGTATTCGCAAGGCTCGCCGGCCACGCGGATGGTGAAGCCGCTGTTGCCGGCCACGTCGAACGAGTTGCCAGCGGAAATCGTGAGCGTCTCGCTGGTGCCATCCAGCACCACCTCGCACGCACCCGCAGTGATCTCCATCACCTCCGGCTCGCCGGTGCCGAAGTGATATTCACCCGGGAAGATCACCCCGAGCGACTTC
Coding sequences within it:
- the ppnP gene encoding pyrimidine/purine nucleoside phosphorylase gives rise to the protein MNMEPSSFANVTVSTKANVYFDGKVVSHSLILADGRKKSLGVIFPGEYHFGTGEPEVMEITAGACEVVLDGTSETLTISAGNSFDVAGNSGFTIRVAGEPCEYICSFGTP